In Labilibaculum sp. DW002, the genomic window AGCGAAATTAAGTGGTTTGCAAAATCATCTGGTACAACTAACTCTAAGAGCAAATTTATTCCTGTGAGCAAAGAAGCCATGGAAGATTGTCATTTTAGAGGAGGGAAAGATATTTTAACTCTTTATACTTCATTGTTTCCTGAAACAGGTATTCTCAAGGGCAAAGGACTCACTTTGGGTGGATCTCATCAAATTAACAACCTAAGCAATGAATCTTACTACGGTGATTTATCTGCTATTCTAATTCAAAACTTACCCTTTTGGGCCGATTTTATTCGTACTCCTGACACTTCGATAGTGCTTTTGGAAGAATGGGAAGAAAAGTTGAATAAAATGACCGAAGCAACACTTAACGAAAATGTAACGAGTCTTTCGGGTGTGCCTTCCTGGTATCTGGTATTACTTAAACATGTCTTAAAAGTTAGTGGTAGAAAAAGTATTCATGACATATGGCCAAATTTGGAACTTTTTGTTCATGGTGGTGTTTGTTTTGATCCATATCGTGACCAATTCAACTCATTACTTCCAACTGATAAAATGAATTATATGGAAACCTATAATGCTTCGGAAGGTTTCTTTGGTATTCAAGACGATTTGGATGACAAATCGATGTTGCTTATGCTCGATTATGGTATCTACTATGAGTTTATTCCTCTGGAAAATGTGAATGATGAAAACCCCAAAGTTATAAGTATCGAAGAGGTAGAGCTGTATAAAAACTACGCTATTATTATTACAACTAATGGTGGATTATGGCGTTATCAAATTGGTGACACCGTGCAATTCACTTCCTTAAAACCATACAAATTCAAAATTTCAGGACGAACCAAACTCTTTATTAATGCATTTGGTGAAGAGATTATAATAGACAATGCTGAAAAAGCAATGCAAGTAGCATGTTCAAAAACCAACGCCGTTCTAAAGGATTATATGGGAGCTCCAATTTTTATGGGGGATAACAGAAAAGGTGCTCATCAATGGCTTATTGAATTCGAAAAAGCTCCTGATAATATCGATGAATTTACTTTTGTTCTTGACAATGCTTTAATGAGTGTAAATTCGGACTATGAAGCCAAAAGATACAAGAGTATTACGCTAGTAAAACCACAAGTTACCATTGCTAAACCTGGTTTATTTTATCAATGGTTAAAAGAAAAGGGTAAATTAGGCGGTCAGAATAAAGTTCCGAGACTTTCGAACAACAGAAGCTTAATTGATGAGCTACTCGAAAAAAACAAGTAAACAACTATGTTACAATTTCTTATTTGGTTGATTTATATTCTTCCAGTTCAACAAGCCCCAATAATAAACCATTCTCATGATTTTTTTGTAGTGGATCATTGGGGCAATATCATCATGGTTGGAAATAACGAAATTCAAACATTCAATTCCAAAGGTGATAAAATCGCTTCTTTTTCCAATTCTATGTTAGGAGAAATAGCGACAATTGATGCCTCTAACCCTCTTCGCTTACTGGTATTTTACAAAGAATTCAACCAAGTACTCTTTCTCGATCGCAATTTAGCTGAAATTGGGACTGAAATTGACTTGTACGAATATTCTGAAAATGAAACGGAGTTGTTATGCTCTTCTCCTCATGGTGGTTTTTGGATCTATAACTCTATAGATAACCAAACGATGCATATTTCTGAATTTGGAAAAACAATCAATAAAAGTATTATATTATCTGATTTTTGGGGAAGTACAATCCCATCATCCATGCATATTTATGCAAACGACTTGTACCTTCTTTATCCTGAAAAAGGAATTTTAATATTGGACCAAAACGGACAATTCAAAAAAAAGATATCTATTCCTGAAATTCAAAATTTTCAGGTAAATCAAAATTCTATTATTTACGCCAAGCAATCTGGCCTCTACTCTTTTAATGCTCTTCAAAAAGAAGACACATTAATTTATCAATTTGAGAAGCAAGAGATTCAAAATGTAGTGATTTATGACTATAAAATCTACCTCTCCAATAAAAAATCAATATCAATTACACCATTAACTAACTGATTAAAACCAATCTGCACTTTCGTGTGACTTTTAACCAATTGATATCCAGAAATAAATTCTTAATTTTAGTTGCCTTTTTTATTTAAAGTAAACATAACATGCACATTGCAGTTGCCGGAAATATTGGTGCAGGTAAAACTACACTAGCAGGATTATTAGCAAAACATTACGGATGGGAAGCTCATTTCGAAGATGTAGATGAAAACCCGTATTTAAATGATTTTTACGACGATATGAAAAGATGGTCTTTTGCCCTGCAGATCCACTTTTTAAACAGTCGATTCAATCAAGTATTGGCATTACGAAAATCTGGAAAAGAAATTATTCAAGATAGAACGATTTACGAGGATGCTTATATTTTTGCTCCTAATTTAGAGTCGATGAGTCTGATGCCAAAAAGAGATTTTGACAATTACCTTTCTCTTTTTAACATCATGAGTTCTCTTATACAACCTCCTGATTTACTGATATACTTACGTGCCTCGATACCTACTTTGGTTGAACACATTCAAGCTAGAGGTCGCGATTACGAAGAAACCATTCGTTTGGATTATCTGAAAAGATTAAATGAGCGATACGAAGCTTGGATTAGTGGCTATAAGAATGGTAAACTTTTGATTATTGATGTAGATAACATCGATTTTATGGGTAAGCCAAAAGACCTAAGTGAAGTTATTAATAAGATTGATGCTCAACTAAACGGTCTATTTTAATTTAGGTGAATGAATTTCAAATTCATTACGAACAACTCTTAATTCAATAACACTATGCATATTGCAGTAGCCGGTAATATCGGATCTGGGAAAACTACCCTTACAGAACTCTTAGCGAAACATTACAATTGGGAAGCACATTACGAAGAAGTGGATGAAAATCCATATCTAAATGATTTCTACGATGATATGCAAAGATGGTCTTTTAATCTTCAGATCTATTTTTTAAAGAGCCGTTTCAATCAGATTATGGAAATCCGTAAATCGGGTAAAAACGTAATTCAAGATAGAACCATTTACGAAGACGCCATGATTTTTGCTCCTAATTTGTACGATATGGAGCTAATGAGCGAGCGTGATTTTAAAAACTACAATAACCTATTCGAATTGATGGGATCGATGGTTCAAGCACCAGATCTGCTAATCTATTTAAGATCTTCAGTACCTACTTTGGTTAACAACATCCAAAAAAGAGGTCGTAATTACGAAGAAACCATTCGTTTAGATTACCTAAAGAATTTGAATACTCGTTACGAAAATTGGATCAAAAATTATTCAAGAGGGAAACTACTTATTATCGATGCCGAAAATCTTGATTTTCTTGAAAACCCAGAAGATTTAAATGGGATTGTAGATAAAGTAGAAGCTCAAATTCACGGATTGTTTTAAAAACGATAAAACAATCCTATTGATAGTTCTGGCAGAGATAACTTATCTAGGCCAGAATAGGTATTAATTTCATCTGACAGATTGGGAATATATATATACCTTAAATTCATATCAAAGCACAATTCATCGGAGAGATTATACAAAAAACCAATATTGGGAGCTAATCCTACTTTATTGTCTTTTAATGTGCTTTTAAAATTTCCTGTTCCAGCTGAAATTGCCAAATAATCTACTTTATTTCTGTAAGAAAAGTATCCAAAGGCTAAAGAAGTATAAGGTCTAAAATCTCTGTCCCAGCTATCAAAATAATAAGATGCTCTAAGTAAAGCGGATCCAATATTATAATCTACATCATAACTTCCTCTGTGATCACCATCCCAAAATTCATCTTGCCCCAATAAACTATAGGATAATTCTACTCCAACACTTATCTTTTTGTTCAGCATCAATTGTCCGGCAATTCTAAAGGAAGGTCCAGCTTTCGCCTGATCTCCAAAATCACCTAAAGGGTATTGGTACCCAACTGAGGCTCCAATTAAAAATTTACCATCCTTGTAATATTGTGCGTTGCTTTTTGAAAAAAAACCAAGTATGGCAACTAAGAAGAGTAGATATCTTAAATTCATTGACTGAAACTTTAATTTTTGTACTGCTAAAATACAAAAAAATGGGAACCGATTTGGCTCCCATTTTCTATTCTTTTAAAATGATTTATTCAATCACTTTAAGTTCTTTACCTACTTTAATGAAAGCAGCTAAAGCTTTGTCAAGATGCTCTTTAGTATGAGCAGCAGATAATTGAATTCTAATACGAGCCTGCTCCTTTGGAACAACCGGGAAGAAGAAACCAATTACATAAATGCCTTCTTCCAGTAATTTTGCAGCAAACTGCTGAGATAAAACTGCATCATAAAGCATCAATGCGTTAATTGCAGAATCAGAAGGTTTCACATCGAAGCCAGCTTCACGCAATTGTGTACTGAAGTATTTTGCATTCCAGATCACCTTATCTCTCAACTCAGTTGACTCACTTAACATATCAAATACTGCGATAGAAGCACCGACGATTGCTGGTGATAATGAATTTGAGAATAAGTATGGACGAGAACGCTGACGTAACATGTCGATAATCTCTTTCTTTCCTGTTGTGAATCCACCTAATCCGCCACCTAGAGCTTTACCCAAAGTGCTTGTGATAATATCAACACGATCCATGCAGTTATGATACTCGTGAGTTCCACGACCTGTTTCTCCAATAAATCCTGAAGAGTGAGAATCGTCAACCATGACTAAAGCATTATACTTATCTGCCAGATCACAAATTTCGTTTAACTTAGCAATATCACCGTCCATAGAGAATACACCATCAGTAACGATAATTCTGTAACGTTGAGCTTGTGCAACTTTCAATTGTGCTTCCAAATCAGCCATATCAGCATGCTTGTAGCGGTAACGAGCCGATTTACACAAACGAACACCATCGATAATTGAAGCGTGATTCAATTCATCAGAAATAATGGCATCTTCTTTAGAGAAAAGTGGTTCGAAAACCCCGCCATTTGCATCAAATGCAGCAGCGTAAAGAATGGTATCTTCAGTACCAAAAAACTTGGCAATTTTACCTTCCAATTCTTTATGAATATCAGTTGTTCCGCAAATGAAACGAACCGAAGACATACCATAACCGTGAGTATCTAAGGCTTTCTTAGCACCTTCGATTACTCTTGGATGAGATGATAATCCCAAATAATTGTTGGCACAAAAATTTAATACCTCATCACCAGTTGATACTTTAATTTCAGCACCTTGAGGAGAAGTAATAATTCTCTCGTTTTTGTACAAGCCCGATTCTTTAATAGATTCGATCTCACCAGCCAAATAGTCTTTGAATTTTCCGTACATAAGTATTTGTTGTTTATTTTGTATTAGTGTTTGAGTGTATTCAAAATTTCACATCAAAATTACAATAAAATTTGTCTTCATCCGAAGTGATAAACTGTTTTTTCCATCTCTTTTTCTTCTTTCCAAAGTAAAGTTTACTGTAAATATTAAATTCTTTCAGAATTCTCCCTGTTCACCCAACTTGTCATTATCAATATTGAAAAACAAACACATAGATCCTTTTTTACTGATGTTAAAACACCATCATAAAAAGAAAATTATATTTTTTTGAAAAAATTTTGAGCGAGTTGTTGTATTATTGAACAAATCCTATTAGTTTTGCATCGCAATTTTCCTCCAGAATGTACGCCAAATGTACAACTCAGAAGAAAATTGCGAATTATATTCCTTTTTAGCTCAGTTGGTTAGAGCATCTGACTGTTAATCAGAGGGTCCCTGGTTCGAGTCCAGGAAAGGGAGCAAAAACCAATACTGTGAGGTTTTTAAAAATAATTTAGGATTGTATTCCTTTTTAGCTCAGTTGGTTAGAGCATCTGACTGTTAATCAGAGGGTCCCTGGTTCGAGTCCAGGAAAGGGAGCAAAAACCGATGCTGTGAGGTTTTTAAAAAGAATATCAGTTTATTCCTTCTTAGCTCAGTTGGTTAGAGCATCTGACTGTTAATCAGAGGGTCCTAGGTTCAAGTCCTAGAGAGGGAGCTACAGAAAGCCATTCATTGCGAATGGCTTTTTTGTGCTCTGAATTTTTATTTCCCCACAAAATTTGTGAAAAATTTAATCTTAAGCATATATTTTATAATCTTCTAAAAATAACTTACATACTGAATATAAGGGATAAGCGGTACGATTCATAAAAAAATTAAAACACAATCCCTTCTAGATCAGATAGTTATGGCACTTAACTGTTGATCAGTCCCGACTGGTCGGGATGGTTCGAGTCCAAGAGAGGGAGCAACAGAAAGCCATTCATTGCGAATGGCTTTTTTTGTGCCCTGAATTTTTATTTCCCCACAAAATTTGTGAAAAATTTAATCTTAAGCATATATTTTATAATCTTTTAAAATTACTTACATACTGAATATAAGGGATAAGCGGTACAATTCATAAGAAAATTAAAACACAATCCCTTTTAGGTCAGATAGTTATATCATCTGACTGTTAATCAGTCCCGACTGGTCGGGATGGTTCGAGTCCAAGAGAGGGAGCAACAGAAAGCCATTCATTGCGAATGGCTTTTTTTGTGCTCAAAAATTTCTCCTTCCCTGCCAAATCCTGCATATGTTTAGAAATTTCCCTAAATTAAATTTATGTTTTTCATATATATTCTATACTCGCCAACATCTGATAAATATTATTTAGGATACACTGAAAATGTTTCCAAACGAATTTTCATGCATAACAATCCCATAAGAGCAAGTTTTACTTCAAAACACAAGCCTTGGATTCTCAAAAAAGCATTTAAAGTTGGAGACAATAGAACACTTGCATTAAAAATAGAACGAAAAATAAAGAAAATGAAGAGTCGGATATATCTAGAAAAACTATTAGATCCGATGGAAGGAGAAAAAATATT contains:
- a CDS encoding GIY-YIG nuclease family protein; its protein translation is MFFIYILYSPTSDKYYLGYTENVSKRIFMHNNPIRASFTSKHKPWILKKAFKVGDNRTLALKIERKIKKMKSRIYLEKLLDPMEGEKIFSDLLKTISIDC
- a CDS encoding outer membrane beta-barrel protein; translated protein: MNLRYLLFLVAILGFFSKSNAQYYKDGKFLIGASVGYQYPLGDFGDQAKAGPSFRIAGQLMLNKKISVGVELSYSLLGQDEFWDGDHRGSYDVDYNIGSALLRASYYFDSWDRDFRPYTSLAFGYFSYRNKVDYLAISAGTGNFKSTLKDNKVGLAPNIGFLYNLSDELCFDMNLRYIYIPNLSDEINTYSGLDKLSLPELSIGLFYRF
- a CDS encoding GH3 auxin-responsive promoter family protein gives rise to the protein MALINSLVSWFNTKRLSQIDFFKNHPIETQMETLTQLIDQASNTEWGKKYNFKNIHSLAEFQERLPITTYESVEGYIDRLRKGEQNILWPSEIKWFAKSSGTTNSKSKFIPVSKEAMEDCHFRGGKDILTLYTSLFPETGILKGKGLTLGGSHQINNLSNESYYGDLSAILIQNLPFWADFIRTPDTSIVLLEEWEEKLNKMTEATLNENVTSLSGVPSWYLVLLKHVLKVSGRKSIHDIWPNLELFVHGGVCFDPYRDQFNSLLPTDKMNYMETYNASEGFFGIQDDLDDKSMLLMLDYGIYYEFIPLENVNDENPKVISIEEVELYKNYAIIITTNGGLWRYQIGDTVQFTSLKPYKFKISGRTKLFINAFGEEIIIDNAEKAMQVACSKTNAVLKDYMGAPIFMGDNRKGAHQWLIEFEKAPDNIDEFTFVLDNALMSVNSDYEAKRYKSITLVKPQVTIAKPGLFYQWLKEKGKLGGQNKVPRLSNNRSLIDELLEKNK
- a CDS encoding deoxynucleoside kinase, yielding MHIAVAGNIGAGKTTLAGLLAKHYGWEAHFEDVDENPYLNDFYDDMKRWSFALQIHFLNSRFNQVLALRKSGKEIIQDRTIYEDAYIFAPNLESMSLMPKRDFDNYLSLFNIMSSLIQPPDLLIYLRASIPTLVEHIQARGRDYEETIRLDYLKRLNERYEAWISGYKNGKLLIIDVDNIDFMGKPKDLSEVINKIDAQLNGLF
- a CDS encoding deoxynucleoside kinase, with translation MHIAVAGNIGSGKTTLTELLAKHYNWEAHYEEVDENPYLNDFYDDMQRWSFNLQIYFLKSRFNQIMEIRKSGKNVIQDRTIYEDAMIFAPNLYDMELMSERDFKNYNNLFELMGSMVQAPDLLIYLRSSVPTLVNNIQKRGRNYEETIRLDYLKNLNTRYENWIKNYSRGKLLIIDAENLDFLENPEDLNGIVDKVEAQIHGLF
- the kbl gene encoding glycine C-acetyltransferase, with amino-acid sequence MYGKFKDYLAGEIESIKESGLYKNERIITSPQGAEIKVSTGDEVLNFCANNYLGLSSHPRVIEGAKKALDTHGYGMSSVRFICGTTDIHKELEGKIAKFFGTEDTILYAAAFDANGGVFEPLFSKEDAIISDELNHASIIDGVRLCKSARYRYKHADMADLEAQLKVAQAQRYRIIVTDGVFSMDGDIAKLNEICDLADKYNALVMVDDSHSSGFIGETGRGTHEYHNCMDRVDIITSTLGKALGGGLGGFTTGKKEIIDMLRQRSRPYLFSNSLSPAIVGASIAVFDMLSESTELRDKVIWNAKYFSTQLREAGFDVKPSDSAINALMLYDAVLSQQFAAKLLEEGIYVIGFFFPVVPKEQARIRIQLSAAHTKEHLDKALAAFIKVGKELKVIE